From a region of the Arachis ipaensis cultivar K30076 chromosome B09, Araip1.1, whole genome shotgun sequence genome:
- the LOC107617294 gene encoding probable 6-phosphogluconolactonase 4, chloroplastic (The sequence of the model RefSeq protein was modified relative to this genomic sequence to represent the inferred CDS: added 47 bases not found in genome assembly): MIQTPFRSLTNPTQVLLPPSSSSSSPSSLRFSSTLFSFRGFSLSSVTPKHKSPLLSPLKSSMAESQKSNAVVEVFEKEELPVSLAKYVADVSNKFTTERGAFTVCLSGGSLISYLRKLLEPPYVDSLEWSKWHVFWVDERVVPKTHEDSNYKLAYDGLLSKVPIPAGNVYAINDALSAEGAAEDYETCLRQLVKNGVIASSSVTGFPKFDLMLLGMGPDGHVASLFPGHPLLKENKKWVTFIKDSPKPPPERITFTFPVINSSAYTALVVTGAGKSDAVHSALRGSQNSPKLPVAMVSPEGELKWFLDKGAASKL; the protein is encoded by the exons ATGATTCAAACCCCGTTTCGCTCTCTCACTAACCCAACCCAAGTTCTTCTTccgccttcttcttcttcttcttctccttcttccctcAGATTCTCGTCGACCCTCTTCTCCTTCAGAGGGTTTTCTCTTTCTTCGGTTACTCCGAAACACAAAAGTCCGCTTTTGTCACCTTTGAAATCGTCGATGGCGGAGTCCCAGAAGAGCAATGCGGTTGTCGAGGTCTTCGAAAAAGAGGAGCTTCCGGTGTCTCTGGCCAAATACGTCGCTGATGTCTCCAACAAGTTCACCACTGAAAGAGGCGCTTTCACCGTTTGCTTGTCCGGTGGCTCTCTCATCAGTTATCTCAG GAAATTGCTGGAACCACCTTATGTTGATTCTCTTGAATGGTCTAAGTGGCATGTGTTTTGGGTGGATGAGAGAGTAGTGCCCAAGACTCATGAAGATAGTAACTACAAACTTGCTTATGATGGATTGCTATCCaag AGCTGAGGGGGCGGCTGAGGATTACGAGACATGTCTCAGACAGTTGGTCAAGAATGGTGTGATAGCTTCATCATCAGTCACCGGATTCCCCAAATTTGATCTCATGCTGCTTGGTATGGGTCCAGATGGCCATGTAGCATCTTTATTCCCAGGGCATCCTCTTTTGAAGGAGAATAAAAAGTGGGTTACCTTCATCAAGGACTCCCCAAAACCGCCCCCGGAGCGTATAACTttcacttttccagtgatcaatTCCTCTGCTTACACTGCACTTGTGGTGACCGGTGCTGGAAAATCGGACGCAGTTCACTCTGCGCTGCGCGGATCTCAAAATTCTCCTAAGCTTCCTGTTGCAATGGTTTCACCCGAAGGAGAGTTGAAATGGTTCTTAGACAAGGGTGCAGCCTCAAAGCTGTAG
- the LOC107617292 gene encoding pyruvate kinase 1, cytosolic: MQSSPMLLEEPIRMASILEPSKPSFFPAMTKIVGTLGPKSRSIDTISRCLDAGMSVARFDFSWGDPEYHQETLENLRAAIKTTKKLCAVMLDTVGPEVQVVNRTDRPISLEADTLVVLTPDQSKEATPNLLPVNFSELSKAVKKGDTIFIGKYLFTGSETTSVWLEVSEVNGDDVTCLIKNSATLSGSLYTLHVSQIRINLPTLTDKDKEVISTWGVRNNIDFLSLYARHVEDVRHARDFLSKLGDLKQTQVYAKIENIEGLNHFDEILREADGVILSRGNLGIDLPPEKVFLFQKAAIYKCNMAGKPVVVTRVVDTMTDNLRPTRAEATDVANAVLDGSDAILLGAETLRGLYPVETISIVGKICAEAEKVYNQDLYFKKTVKHVGEPMSHLESIASSAVRAAIKVRASVIICFTSSGRAARLIAKYRPTMPVISVVIPQLKTDQLRWTFTGAFEARQSLIIRGLFPMLADPQHPAESKSGANESILKVALDHGKAFGIIKPHDRVVVCQKVGDSSVVKIIELED; encoded by the exons ATGCAGTCAAGTCCTATGCTTCTCGAAGAACCTATCAGGATGGCATCCATACTTGAGCCATCTAAGCCT AGTTTCTTTCCAGCTATGACTAAGATTGTTGGCACACTCGGTCCAAAGTCTCGTTCAATCGACACAATTTCGCGTTGCCTTGATGCAGGAATGTCTG TTGCAAGATTTGATTTCTCGTGGGGAGATCCAGAATACCACCAAGAGACATTGGAAAACTTGAGGGCTGCTATCAAAACTACCAAGAAACTCTGTGCA GTTATGCTAGATACGGTCGGTCCAGAAGTACAAGTTGTGAATAGAACCGATCGACCAATTTCCCTCGAAGCAGATACATTAGTTGTATTAACTCCGGATCAAAGCAAAGAAGCTACACCGAATCTCTTGCCAGTAAATTTTAGTGAACTATCAAAG GCTGTGAAGAAGGGTGATACTATTTTTATTGGAAAATACTTGTTTACTGGAAGTGAAACAACTTCTGTATGGTTGGAG GTCAGCGAGGTGAATGGTGACGATGTCACTTGTCTTATAAAAAATTCGGCTACACTTTCTGGGTCACTATATACATTACATGTTTCTCAGATTCGTATTAATCTTCCCACTCTTACTGATAAGGATAAGGAG GTAATTAGCACATGGGGTGTTAGAAACAATATCGATTTCCTTTCACTGTATGCTCGGCATGTAGAAGATGTTCGCCAT GCCCGTGATTTTTTGTCTAAATTAGGTGACCTCAAGCAGACACAGGTTTATGCAAAGATTGAAAATATAGAG GGATTGAACCATTTTGATGAGATACTGAGAGAAGCAGATGGTGTCATCCTTTCGCGTGGAAATTTAGGAATCGATCTCCCACCTGAGAAG GTGTTTTTATTTCAAAAAGCTGCTATTTACAAGTGTAACATGGCTGGAAAGCCAGTTGTTGTTACACGTGTCGTCGACACTATGACCGATAATCTAAGACCTACTCGTGCTGAAGCAACTGATGTTGCCAATGCAGTGTTGGATG GCAGTGATGCTATTCTCCTTGGGGCGGAGACGTTGCGGGGACTATACCCTGTAGAGACCATTTCTATTGTTGGGAAAATTTGTGCCGAG GCAGAGAAAGTTTATAATCAAGATTTGTATTTCAAGAAGACTGTCAAACATGTTGGAGAACCGATGAGCCACTTGGAATCAATCGCTTCATCTGCG GTACGAGCAGCCATCAAGGTTAGGGCCTCCGTTATTATTTGCTTCACATCATCTGGAAGAGCTGCAAG GTTGATTGCTAAGTATAGGCCTACTATGCCTGTGATATCTGTTGTTATTCCTCAGCTGAAAACCGATCAACTCCGATGGACGTTCACGGGCGCTTTCGAG GCAAGGCAATCACTCATTATCAGAGGCCTTTTCCCTATGCTGGCCGATCCTCAACATCCC GCTGAATCTAAAAGTGGAGCAAATGAATCAATTTTAAAGGTTGCTTTAGACCATGGCAAGGCTTTCGGCATTATAAAGCCACATGACCGAGTTGTTGTTTGCCAGAAGGTTGGTGATTCATCAGTTGTGAAAATTATTGAGCTTGAAGATTAA